One Rhodospirillaceae bacterium genomic region harbors:
- a CDS encoding ABC-F family ATP-binding cassette domain-containing protein — protein sequence MAPPLITLKDITLAFGETPLFTGAELAIHGNDRICLVGRNGAGKSTLLKVIADISQADGGERFVQPGTQIAYLPQEPDFGGYDTVRAFVNEGLADQGPDAAYKADIYMEALGISGDLDPTTLSGGEARRAALARVIAPEPDILLLDEPTNHLDMPTIQWLEQELAGYRGAIVLISHDRRFLETLTRTTFWLDRGIVRRMDEGFGRFDAWSEEILTQEQTETKKLDKLIAQETVWSHQGITARRKRNMGRMRRLRDLRRDRAAQISTPGQVKLAAKSGESSGKLVVDVEDICKSYGDTVILDKFSTRILRGDKVGIIGPNGAGKTTLVRILLGDLPPDSGKIKLGTSLTPVFLDQTRSQLDPSKSVWDTLCDQGGDQVFVGGIGRHVISYLKDFLFAPSQAKSPVGSLSGGERNRLLLAKALAMPSNLLVLDEPTNDLDIDTLDILQEVLSDYDGTLLLVSHDRDFLDRIVTSTISLEGDGQVQEYPGGYSDYLTQRQEYITSAKPKAKADEKPKTTSAKKKKKLSYKQERALLMIPDQIDELDLEIEILSKKMENTNQFAGNANELINLSNSITKMIKIKESLEEEWLALELLKENLTES from the coding sequence AATGACAGGATTTGTCTGGTGGGCCGTAATGGTGCCGGTAAATCGACCCTGTTGAAGGTGATCGCAGATATTAGTCAAGCCGACGGCGGCGAACGTTTTGTTCAGCCCGGCACCCAGATCGCCTATCTCCCGCAAGAACCAGATTTTGGAGGTTACGATACTGTCAGGGCGTTTGTGAATGAAGGGCTCGCGGATCAAGGACCTGATGCCGCCTATAAAGCTGATATCTACATGGAAGCCCTTGGAATCTCAGGAGACTTGGACCCCACAACGCTGTCAGGCGGAGAAGCCCGGCGCGCTGCCCTGGCGCGCGTTATTGCCCCTGAACCGGATATCTTGTTGTTGGACGAGCCAACCAACCATCTTGATATGCCGACCATTCAATGGCTGGAACAGGAATTGGCTGGCTACCGCGGCGCAATTGTCCTGATCAGCCATGACCGCCGTTTTCTCGAAACTCTGACCCGCACCACGTTTTGGCTCGACCGTGGTATTGTGCGCCGAATGGATGAAGGGTTTGGTCGGTTTGACGCCTGGTCCGAAGAAATCCTGACCCAGGAACAAACCGAAACAAAAAAGCTCGATAAGTTGATCGCCCAGGAAACTGTCTGGTCGCACCAAGGCATCACGGCCCGGCGTAAACGCAATATGGGCCGAATGCGGCGGCTACGAGACCTTCGACGCGACCGCGCGGCACAGATTTCAACGCCTGGACAGGTTAAATTGGCCGCAAAATCAGGTGAGTCGTCGGGTAAACTTGTGGTCGACGTTGAAGATATTTGCAAATCCTACGGCGACACTGTGATTTTGGATAAATTTTCAACTCGAATTCTGCGTGGCGATAAAGTTGGCATTATTGGCCCCAATGGTGCCGGCAAGACGACGTTGGTGCGGATCCTGCTGGGGGACCTTCCCCCCGATAGTGGAAAAATAAAACTAGGAACGAGCCTTACGCCTGTGTTTCTTGATCAGACCCGGAGCCAGTTGGACCCATCTAAATCTGTTTGGGACACGCTATGTGACCAAGGTGGGGATCAAGTTTTTGTCGGTGGTATCGGGCGACATGTGATTTCTTATTTGAAAGATTTCCTGTTTGCACCCAGTCAGGCAAAAAGTCCTGTTGGAAGTTTGTCTGGAGGAGAGCGGAATCGTCTTTTGCTGGCAAAAGCATTAGCCATGCCCTCCAACCTTTTGGTCTTGGATGAACCGACAAATGATCTCGATATTGATACCTTGGACATCCTTCAAGAAGTTCTATCGGACTATGATGGCACCCTACTTCTGGTCAGCCATGATCGTGATTTCCTCGATCGGATCGTCACCTCGACCATCTCTCTAGAAGGAGACGGTCAGGTTCAGGAATATCCCGGTGGATACAGCGATTACCTAACTCAAAGGCAAGAATACATCACTTCAGCGAAGCCCAAAGCTAAGGCCGATGAGAAACCCAAGACAACATCTGCCAAAAAGAAAAAAAAACTTAGTTACAAACAGGAACGCGCGCTCTTAATGATTCCTGATCAGATCGACGAATTGGACCTAGAAATTGAAATATTGTCCAAAAAAATGGAAAATACCAACCAGTTTGCTGGTAACGCTAATGAATTGATAAATTTATCTAATTCTATAACGAAAATGATAAAAATAAAGGAATCACTCGAGGAAGAATGGCTGGCTCTCGAGTTGCTTAAAGAAAACCTTACCGAGTCTTAA